The Oreochromis niloticus isolate F11D_XX linkage group LG2, O_niloticus_UMD_NMBU, whole genome shotgun sequence genome includes a region encoding these proteins:
- the mcts1 gene encoding malignant T-cell-amplified sequence 1, translating to MFKKFDEKENVSNCIQLKTSVIKGIKNQLLEQFPDIEAWLNQIMPKKDPVKIVRCHEHIEILTVNGELLFFRQREGPFYPTLRLLHKYPFILPHQQVDKGAIKFVLSGANIMCPGLTSPGAKLYPAKADTVVAIMAEGKQHALCVGVMKMSTENIEKVNKGIGIENVHYLNDGLWHMKTYK from the exons ATGTTTAAAAA ATTtgatgaaaaggaaaatgtgtcCAACTGTATCCAGCTGAAGACATCAGTGATCAAAGGTATCAAAAATCAGCTGTTGGAACAGTTCCCTGACATCGAGGCATGGCTCAATCAGATAATGCCGAAGAAGGACCCTGTGAAGATAGTGAGATG CCATGAACACATTGAAATCCTGACAGTGAATGGAGAGCTGCTTTTCTTCAGACAGAGAGAAGGACCTTTCTACCCAACCCTCAGACTGTTACATAAAT ATCCTTTTATTCTTCCACACCAGCAAGTAGACAAGGGGGCCATTAAATTTGTCTTGAGTGGAGCCAACATCATGTGCCCCGGGTTGACATCGCCAGGTGCTAAACTCTACCCAGCTAAGGCTGACACAGTTGTC GCCATCATGGCAGAGGGGAAACAACATGCACTTTGTGTTGGCGTGATGAAGATGTCTACAGAGAACAT AGAAAAAGTCAACAAGGGAATCGGGATTGAAAACGTCCACTATCTGAACGATGGACTGTGGCACATGAAGACATATAAATGA
- the c1galt1c1 gene encoding C1GALT1-specific chaperone 1 produces the protein MLSDGCSFMKGMLLGGVFCLVLSLLGSFNFSPESSTEDHHHHHVYAPTKDELKRLSDSRVEELKNQVRVYCIIMVQPKTLVYWATVLDTWSKHCDNAVFYTSESSKALEAVDLNEKDDWARLRKALIHAYENAGDLRWFFVAQPTTFAIIENLKYLILAKDPNEPFYLGNAVKSGELEYVEYSSGIVLSYEALKRLMTMFKDESQCPERTHTLWTMGEDKQLALCLKYAGVFAENGEDRHGKGLFNKQNVVSMVKQSMQDNPTDVVEGCCPDMAVTYGEMSPNQMHVMMFGVYRLRPYGHDFHDWITFYPPKDSDND, from the coding sequence ATGTTGTCTGATGGATGCTCATTCATGAAGGGGATGCTATTGGGAGGCGTCTTCTGCTTGGTGCTGTCACTCCTGGGCAGCTTTAATTTCAGCCCTGAGTCCTCGACAGAAGATCACCATCATCACCATGTTTACGCTCCCACTAAAGACGAGCTGAAACGCCTCTCTGACAGTCGAGTGGAGGAGTTGAAGAATCAAGTGCGGGTCTACTGCATCATCATGGTACAGCCCAAGACTCTTGTGTACTGGGCCACCGTTTTGGACACTTGGAGCAAACACTGTGACAATGCTGTGTTTTACACCTCAGAGAGCTCCAAGGCACTTGAAGCGGTAGACCTGAATGAAAAAGATGACTGGGCGAGGTTGCGCAAAGCTCTCATCCATGCGTATGAGAATGCCGGGGACCTGCGCTGGTTCTTTGTGGCCCAACCCACCACATTCGCCATCATTGAGAATCTGAAATATCTCATTCTCGCAAAGGATCCCAATGAACCTTTCTACCTGGGAAATGCTGTCAAGTCAGGAGAGCTCGAGTATGTGGAGTATAGCAGTGGGATTGTACTAAGCTATGAAGCTCTGAAAAGGCTGATGACCATGTTCAAAGATGAAAGCCAATGTCCTGAAAGAACCCACACGCTGTGGACGATGGGTGAAGACAAGCAGCTGGCATTGTGCCTGAAATATGCCGGTGTGTTTGCGGAAAATGGCGAAGATAGACATGGCAAGGGCCTGTTCAACAAGCAGAATGTGGTCAGCATGGTAAAACAGAGCATGCAGGACAATCCCACTGATGTAGTGGAGGGCTGTTGCCCTGACATGGCGGTCACGTACGGCGAGATGTCCCCAAATCAGATGCACGTCATGATGTTTGGAGTTTACAGACTTCGTCCTTATGGGCACGACTTTCATGATTGGATAACGTTTTATCCCCCTAAAGATTCGGACAACGATTAG
- the clic2 gene encoding chloride intracellular channel protein 2 — MALRQSSDKEPSIELFIKAGHDGENVGNCPFCQRLFMVLWLKGVKFTVTTVDMRKKPAELKDLAPGTNPPFLLYNGTLKTDFIKIEEFLEQTLAPPRYPHLSPVNKESFDVGADIFAKFSAFIKNSPNNALQEKNLLREFKRLDDYLNSPLPEEIDHNSVETTTVSNRKFLDGDRLTLADCNLLPKLHVIRVAAKKYCNFEIPDHFTGVWRYLKNADERDEFKQTCPADIEIEKAYLSVANKRK; from the exons ATGGCACTTCGACAGAGCTCAGATAAGGAGCCAAGCATCGAGCTGTTCATCAAG GCTGGACATGACGGTGAAAACGTGGGGAACTGCCCTTTCTGTCAGAGGCTCTTCATGGTGCTGTGGCTCAAAGGAGTGAAGTTTACAGTGACCACTGTTGATATGAGGAA GAAGCCAGCTGAGCTCAAAGACCTAGCCCCTGGGACTAACCCTCCTTTCCTCCTCTACAACGGCACCCTCAAAACAGACTTCATCAAAATTGAAGAGTTTCTCGAACAAACGCTGGCCCCTCCCAG GTATCCTCATCTCAGCCCGGTAAACAAAGAGTCATTTGATGTGGGAGCTGACATCTTTGCAAAGTTCTCcgctttcatcaaaaacagcccAAATAACGCCT TACAAGAGAAAAACCTGCTGCGGGAGTTCAAGCGTCTGGATGACTACCTGAACAGCCCCCTCCCCGAGGAGATCGACCACAATTCAGTAGAAACCACCACCGTCTCCAACAGGAAGTTCCTGGACGGCGACCGACTCACCTTAGCTGACTGCAACCTGCTGCCCAAACTGCACGTTATCAGG GTTGCTGCCAAAAAGTACTGCAACTTTGAGATTCCAGACCATTTCACAGGCGTGTGGAGATACCTTAAAAACGCTGACGAGAGAGACGAGTTCAAACAGACGTGCCCGGCCGACATTGAGATTGAGAAGGCTTACCTGAGCGTGGCCAACAAGAGGAAATAA